Proteins encoded together in one Camelina sativa cultivar DH55 chromosome 9, Cs, whole genome shotgun sequence window:
- the LOC104714738 gene encoding BTB/POZ domain-containing protein At1g63850-like, which yields MDYSTATTTAAANGYSSPRDSSFPSSFTKFNSALTAGLLNPMSPPPPPAMLDKTRSSPTLFEMMASEADSIGKVPVQIQNGVLQSPSSSSSSSSAAATAARTTNVSHLVVSAQDKQALAMQRISDLLVVRSPGNQFNDPNSSDVKLTLSSKDGISITMCVHRQILVAHSRFFAMKLSDRWSKQQLPPSSSPYIVEISDCDDVEVYIETLMLMYCRDLRKKMMRNDVSRVLGILKVSAAIGFDAGVLSCLEYLEAAPWSEDEEYRIASLLSELHLENVGATEVLRRVSVEASNGNNGSNGGSNDEVLLNLLHIVLEGKDEKARRDMKTLVSKMLRENSSGNDLRKESLYLACDGCLHKLKRQFLQAAESDLENVDQIARQADNLHWILDILIDRQIAEDFIVMWASLSELSDVHGKVPVVHRFEISRVTARIFVGIGKGQILTPKEVRCLLLRNWLTPFYDDFGWMRRASKGLDRYLIEDGLSNTILTLPLAWQQEFFLAWFDRFLNSNEDCPNIQRGFEVWWRRAFWRRKEQSQDPARLRVTASATDNS from the exons ATGGATTATTCAACGGCTACGACGACGGCGGCGGCGAACGGTTACAGTTCGCCGCGTGACTCTTCATTCCCTTCGAGCTTCACTAAGTTCAACTCCGCTTTAACGGCGGGTCTTCTGAATCCGATGTCTCCTCCGCCGCCTCCGGCGATGCTCGACAAGACGAGGTCAAGTCCGACGCTGTTCGAAATGATGGCTAGCGAAGCTGATTCCATTGGGAAAGTTCCGGTTCAGATCCAGAACGGCGTGCTTCAAtctccgtcgtcgtcgtcttcatcttcctcgGCGGCGGCTACGGCTGCGAGGACGACGAATGTGAGTCATCTCGTTGTTTCAGCTCAGGATAAGCAAGCGCTTGCGATGCAACGGATTTCGGATCTTCTTGTGGTTCGGAGCCCCGGGAACCAGTTCAACGATCCGAACTCGAGTGATGTGAAGCTGACTCTGAGCTCTAAAGATGGGATTAGCATCACCATGTGTGTGCATAGGCAGATTCTTGTGGCTCACAGTAGGTTCTTCGCTATGAAATTGTCGGATCGATGGTCTAAGCAGCAGTTGCCGCCGTCGTCTTCTCCTTACATTGTTGAGATCTCAGATTGTGATGACGTTGAGGTTTATATCGAGACGTTGATGCTGATGTACTGCAGAGAtctaaggaagaagatgatgagaaatgATGTTTCTAGGGTTCTTGGTATTTTGAAG GTTTCAGCAGCAATTGGCTTTGATGCGGGAGTACTTTCATGTCTGGAGTACTTGGAGGCAGCACCATGGTCAGAGGATGAAGAATACAGGATTGCATCATTGTTGTCTGAGCTACACCTTGAAAACGTTGGGGCAACTGAAGTTTTGAGGAGGGTTTCTGTAGAAGCTAGCAATGGGAACAACGGGAGTAATGGTGGCAGCAATGATGAGGTGCTTTTAAATCTTTTGCATATTGTTCTCGAGGGAAAAGATGAGAAAGCTAGGCGTGACATGAAAACCCTTGTTTCCAAAATGCTTAGAGAGAACTCTTCTGGAAATGATCTTAGGAAAGAGTCGTTGTATTTAGCTTGTGATGGGTGTTTGCATAAGCTTAAACGGCAGTTTCTACAAGCAGCAGAGTCTGATTTGGAGAATGTAGATCAGATAGCAAGACAAGCAGATAATCTCCATTGGATTCTAGACATTTTGATAGATAGGCAAATCGCAGAGGATTTTATTGTGATGTGGGCTTCTCTTTCTGAGCTATCCGATGTGCATGGTAAGGTTCCTGTAGTTCACAGGTTTGAGATTAGCAGAGTAACAGCAAGGATCTTTGTTGGAATTGGAAAGGGACAAATTCTGACCCCGAAGGAAGTGAGGTGTTTGCTACTGAGGAATTGGTTGACACCTTTCTATGATGATTTTGGGTGGATGAGGAGAGCTTCGAAAGGGCTTGATCGGTATTTAATCGAGGATGGTTTAAGCAATACCATTCTGACTCTTCCTCTTGCTTGGCAACAAGAGTTTTTCCTTGCTTGGTTTGATCGGTTTCTTAACTCAAATGAAGACTGTCCAAATATCCAGAGAGGGTTCGAAGTTTGGTGGAGACGGGCCTTCTGGAGACGGAAAGAACAGAGTCAAGACCCTGCTCGGCTAAGAGTCACAGCTTCAGCCACTGATAACTCTTGA
- the LOC104714742 gene encoding methyltransferase-like protein 23: MTATTTTISQHDFYGDEQDSETSISLSVIENMKEEYGLFVWPCSVILAEYVWQHRSRFRDSSILELGAGTSLPGLVAAKVGANVTLTDDATKPEVLDNMRRVCQLNKLKCNVMGLTWGVWDAPIFDLRPNIILGADVLYDSTAFDDLFATVSFLLQSSPDAVFITTYHNRSGHHLIEFLMVKWGLMCLKLLDGFSFLPSHKASVLSGNIQLVEIVLSSKYQQLQTMTTI; encoded by the exons ATGACTGCTACGACAACGACGATTTCTCAGCATGATTTCTATGGCGATGAACAAGATTCGGAAACTTCAATTTCTCTATCTGTAATCGAG AATATGAAGGAAGAGTATGGGTTGTTTGTGTGGCCTTGTAGCGTCATCCTCGCTGAGTATGTTTGGCAGCACAGATCTCGATTTCGTGATTCTTCGATTCTCGAG CTAGGAGCTGGTACTTCCTTGCCTGGTTTAGTAGCTGCAAAGGTTGGGGCTAATGTCACTCTTACTGATGATGCAACTAAACCTGAG GTTTTGGACAATATGAGAAGAGTCTGTCAACTTAACAAGCTCAAGTGTAAT GTGATGGGTCTCACTTGGGGAGTGTGGGATGCACCGATATTCGACCTGCGACCTAACATTATACTTGGGGCTGATGTATTATATGATTCAACTG CATTTGATGATCTCTTTGCGACTGTCTCATTTCTGCTCCAAAGCTCTCCGGATGCAGTTTTTATTACCACATATCATAACAGAAG TGGGCATCATCTAATCGAGTTCCTGATGGTAAAATGGGGCCTAATGTGTCTAAAACTTCTGGATGGCTTCTCATTCTTGCCATCTCACAAGGCATCTGTTCTTAGCGGAAACATTCAGTTGGTTGAGATCGTGTTGAGTTCCAAATATCAGCAGCTTCAGACGATGACAACCATCTAA
- the LOC104714741 gene encoding disease resistance protein RML1B-like: MASPSSSLSPRNWSYNVFPSFHGPDVRKTFLSNMREQFKRNGITMFDDQEIERSATIAPSLTEAIRESRISIVILSKNYASSGWCLDELVEILECKKAMGQRVMTIFYGVEPSDVRKQTGEFGIAFNETCARKRDKARQKWGKALTDVSNIAGEDFQKWDNEANMIKKIARDVSDKLNATPSRDHFDGMVGLETHLRIMKSLLDLDYDDGVKMVAITGPLGIGKTTIAKALQGLLSNRFQLSCFMDNLRGTYISGQDKLRLQEQFLSKVLNQDGVRVCHSGVIQERLHKQRVLIILDDVNNIKQLEALANETTWFGPGSRIVVTTENKELLQQHGIDNMYHVGFPSDEEALKILCRYAFRKIPMSHGFGELAKRVTKLCGNLPLGLSVVGSSLRGKNEKEWEQVIHRLESTLDQDIEEILKVGYESLDETEQTLFLHIAVFFNYKDGDLVETMFTDNDMDVQHGLKILVNRSLIEISTYGEIMMHRLLQQVGKKAIHKQEPWKRKILIDAPEICDVLEHATGTRAMFGISFDISGIKEVSINKKAFKRMPNLRFLRVYKSRNDGNDRVHIPEEMELPHCLRLLDWEEYPSKSLHPTFHPEYLVELSFEDSKLEKLWEGRQVLTNLKKINLTASRNLKELPDLSEAINLEVLSLLCCESLVEIPSSCLHLHKLHKLLMNNCTSLEFFPAHMNLASLEQVFMAGCSRLRNNIPVMSTNITNLYISDTDVEDLPASIELCSRLEFLSVTSNRKFKGLTHLPTSVRTLDLSYTDIEKIPDCIKDLLRLESLDLSRCLKLASLPELPCSLRFLTAQECESLETVCSPLDTSSAQMKFTNCFKLSEQARRAIIQPSLRNGSALLPGKQVPPEFDHRGKGNCLTIPPDVNSRRMLVCVVISHNHQITEEYDLSELCRPPRGRWDFDHVEGVVLVDFHDVSRCREEHVYIFDSHFPFNNSSDVSREIVFEFSSKLHALEIIECGVKLLTHEDESIEWSYVSGSAHVFEDESIEEGSYDSRADQVSEEESISWSYDESGAYRVFEEESIAWSYGSGSQMFEEDIEFVEPREESFVDETNIDDISNGEICVSKEVENLEGGQKRTDCWSWLLLCFGLSVLGKKTIESG; the protein is encoded by the exons atggcttctccttcttcatcattgtCGCCCCGCAACTGGAGCTACAACGTCTTCCCGAGCTTCCACGGGCCTGACGTCCGCAAAACTTTTCTCAGTAACATGCGAGAACAGTTTAAACGAAATGGAATCACTATGTTCGATGATCAAGAGATTGAGAGAAGCGCAACAATTGCTCCTTCACTCACAGAAGCTATAAGAGAGTCGAGGATCTCCATCGTGATTCTCTCTAAGAATTATGCTTCGTCAGGCTGGTGTTTGGATGAATTGGTGGAGATATTGGAGTGCAAAAAAGCTATGGGACAGAGAGTGATGACCATCTTCTACGGAGTTGAGCCATCCGATGTACGTAAACAGACCGGGGAATTTGGGATCGCTTTCAATGAAACTTGTGCACGTAAGAGGGACAAAGCTAGGCAGAAATGGGGCAAAGCTTTGACTGATGTGAGCAATATTGCTGGAGAAGACTTCCAAAAATG GGACAACGAAGCAAACATGATCAAGAAAATTGCAAGAGATGTTTCAGATAAACTAAATGCTACACCATCAAGGGATCATTTTGATGGCATGGTGGGACTTGAAACTCATTTGAGAATAATGAAGTCTTTACTAGATTTAGATTATGACGATGGAGTTAAAATGGTAGCAATCACTGGTCCTTTAGGAATTGGTAAGACTACCATTGCCAAAGCTTTACAAGGTCTACTCTCTAATAGGTTTCAACTTAGTTGTTTTATGGATAACCTTAGGGGAACCTATATCAGTGGTCAAGATAAGTTGCGTTTACAAGAGCAATTTCTTTCAAAGGTTTTGAACCAGGATGGTGTTAGGGTATGTCATTCAGGTGTGATACAAGAAAGGCTACACAAGCAGAGAGTGCTCATCATTCTCGATGATGTGAACAATATAAAGCAATTAGAGGCGTTGGCAAATGAAACTACATGGTTTGGTCCTGGGAGTAGGATTGTAGTTACCACAGAAAACAAAGAGCTTTTACAGCAGCATGGTATCGATAATATGTACCATGTGGGGTTTCCATCTGATGAAGAAGCTCTCAAGATCTTATGTAGATATGCTTTCAGAAAAATCCCTATGTCCCATGGTTTTGGAGAGCTTGctaaaagagtaacaaagctttgTGGTAATCTTCCCTTGGGTCTTAGTGTGGTGGGTTCATCTTTACGTGGAAAGAATGAGAAGGAGTGGGAGCAAGTAATACACAGGCTAGAATCTACTCTTGATCAAGACATTGAGGAAATACTAAAAGTCGGTTATGAGAGTTTAGATGAGACTGAGCAAACTTTATTTCTGCACATTGCAGTCTTCTTCAACTATAAAGATGGTGATCTTGTGGAAACTATGTTCACTGACAATGACATGGATGTCCAACACGGGTTGAAAATCCTTGTAAACAGATCTCTCATAGAAATATCTACGTACGGGGAGATAATGATGCATAGGTTACTACAACAAGTGGGTAAGAAAGCCATTCATAAACAAGAGCCTTGGAAACGCAAGATCTTAATAGATGCTCCAGAGATTTGTGATGTCCTCGAACATGCGACA GGTACCAGAGCTATGTTTGGCATATCATTTGATATATCTGGTATCAAGGAAGTATCTATAAACAAGAAGGCTTTTAAAAGAATGCCTAATCTTCGATTCCTCAGAGTCTACAAAAGTAGAAATGATGGCAATGACAGAGTGCATATACCTGAGGAGATGGAGTTACCGCACTGTCTAAGGTTACTAGATTGGGAGGAGTACCCAAGCAAGAGTCTTCATCCTACATTTCATCCTGAATATCTAGTCGAACTCAGTTTTGAGGATAGCAAGCTAGAGAAGCTTTGGGAGGGAAGACAG GTGCTTACAAATCTCAAGAAGATTAATTTGACAGCGTCCCGGAATTTGAAGGAACTCCCAGATCTTTCGGAAGCTATAAATCTAGAGGTATTGAGTCTTTTGTGCTGCGAGAGTTTGGTAGAGATTCCATCCTCTTGTTTGCATCTTCATAAACTACACAAGTTGTTGATGAATAACTGCACAAGCCTAGAATTCTTTCCAGCTCACATGAACTTGGCATCCCTTGAACAAGTCTTCATGGCAGGATGCTCAAGATTGAGAAATAATATTCCAGTAATGTCAACGAACATTACAAACCTCTATATCTCAGACACAGATGTAGAAGATTTGCCTGCATCAATTGAGCTTTGCTCTCGTCTTGAGTTTCTTTCAGTTACAAGCAACAGAAAGTTCAAGGGACTAACACATCTCCCCACGAGTGTACGAACACTAGACCTAAGCTATACAGATATTGAAAAGATTCCAGATTGTATCAAAGATCTTCTTCGGCTAGAAAGCCTTGATCTATCTAGATGCTTAAAACTCGCATCATTGCCAGAGCTACCTTGTTCGCTAAGATTCCTAACGGCACAAGAGTGTGAATCACTAGAGACCGTATGTTCCCCTTTAGACACTTCAAGTGCTCAAATGAAGTTCACCAACTGCTTCAAATTGAGCGAACAAGCACGAAGAGCAATTATCCAACCTTCGCTTCGTAACGGGTCGGCTCTCTTACCTGGGAAACAAGTGCCTCCAGAGTTCGATCACCGAGGCAAAGGAAACTGCTTGACCATTCCTCCAGACGTTAACAGCCGCCGCATGTTGGTTTGCGTCGTGATTTCTCATAACCATCAAATCACAGAAGAATATGACTTATCCGAATTGTGTCGTCCTCCGAGAGGCAGATGGGACTTCGATCACGTTGAGGGCGTTGTCTTAGTAGACTTTCATGATGTCTCCAGATGTCGAGAggaacatgtatatatatttgactcTCACTTCCCATTTAACAACTCATCTGACGTGAGCAGAGAGATTGTGTTCGAATTCAGCAGCAAACTCCACGCCTTGGAGATTATAGAATGTGGTGTCAAGCTCCTCACCCACGAGGACGAGAGCATCGAATGGAGCTATGTATCTGGATCAGCCCACGTGTTTGAAGACGAGAGCATAGAAGAAGGGAGCTATGATTCCAGAGCAGACCAAGTGTCTGAAGAAGAGAGCATCTCATGGAGCTACGATGAATCTGGAGCATACCGAGTGTTTGAAGAAGAGAGCATCGCATGGAGCTATGGATCTGGATCTCAAATGTTTGAAGAGGACATTGAGTTTGTTGAACCCAGAGAAGAATCATTTGTAGACGAAACTAATATCGATGATATTTCAAATGGCGAAATCTGTGTCTCTAAAGAAGTCGAGAACCTAGAAGGCGGCCAAAAACGCACAGATTGTTGGAGTTGGCTTCTCCTCTGCTTCGGTCTCTCGGTTTTGGGGAAGAAGACGATAGAATCCGGTTAG
- the LOC104714739 gene encoding disease resistance protein RML1B-like, whose protein sequence is MASSSSSSLSRTWQYRVFTSFHGPDVRKTFLSHLRKQFNYNGITMFDDQGIERSQTIANALTRAIRESRISIVVLSKNYASSGWCLNELVEILECKEDMGQIVMTVFYGVDPSDVRKQTGDFGIAFNETCTRKTEQERQRWSQALNDVGNIAGEHLQNWDNEAIMIEKIARDVLDKLNATPSKDFDGMVGLEAHLREMESLLDLDNDEVKMVAISGPAGIGKTTLARALHDQLSNKFQLNCFVDNLRVSCHSGFDEYGLKLRLQEQFLSKLLNQSGMKIRHLGAIKENLSDQKVLIILDDVNNLKQLEALANETTWFGPGSRIVVTTDNRELLQQHGINNTYHVGFPSRQEALLILCRYAFRLTAPHHGFKVLAERISELCGKLPLALRVVGLSLRGKKEEEWEDVVSRLETILDRDIEDVLRVGYEGLDENEQTLFLHIAVFFNNEDGDIMKAMFNDNNLDVKRGLKILVNRSLINICSLTGKIVMHKLLQQVARQAIRKQEPWKRQILMDPHEICDVLENETGTRAVSGISFDRYDIDEVSISENALKRMPNLQFLRVYQTRDNKMHIPEKMEFPRRLRLLHWESYPRKSLPSTFHPEYLVELNMRESQFEYLWQGTQPLRNLKKMDLLGSKNLKELPDLSNATNLEMLELAKCINLQIIPTHMNLVSLVRVSMFGCFRLRDIPVMSTNIEELYITETAIENEPPSIRLCTRLEVLNLSRSVKLKGITHLPKSVTCLDVSYSGIEKIPECIKALHRLKFLYLGSCKRLTSLPELPGSLRLLIADDCESLVTVFSPLNITPPACGLLECGLDFINCFKLDQQAKRAIIQQSFSPGGGVTLFPGRQVPEEFDHRAKGNCLTVRSNGNNPLSRLKVCVVISPPRQEHRLGRFYKNLLCRHVAKDDLYPVEISIFVGDVSKFRREHLFIFTIHHHWPCMDPSDVNREIVFEFSNEIQYFDIIECGAQILTDHDDVEFESSEAFEDEIEFESTGAYEDDTEQGDSVEDEHLRTDCWSWLFLCFDLSQFVRHVGSLISGRRRSNPETMYN, encoded by the exons atggcttcttcttcttcttcctctttgtctcgCACATGGCAATACCGCGTCTTCACGAGCTTCCATGGGCCAGACGTCCGTAAGACATTTCTGAGTCACTTACGCAAACAGTTTAACTACAATGGGATTACTATGTTCGATGACCAAGGGATCGAGAGAAGCCAAACCATCGCCAATGCTCTTACACGAGCGATTAGGGAATCAAGGATCTCCATCGTGGTGCTCTCGAAGAACTATGCTTCCTCGGGCTGGTGCTTAAACGAATTGGTGGAGATATTGGAGTGCAAAGAAGATATGGGACAGATCGTGATGACGGTCTTCTATGGAGTTGATCCATCTGATGTACGGAAACAGACGGGAGATTTTGGGATCGCTTTCAATGAAACTTGTACTCGTAAAACAGAGCAGGAGAGGCAAAGATGGAGCCAAGCTTTGAACGATGTTGGAAACATAGCTGGAGAACACTTGCAAAACTG ggACAATGAAGCAATAATGATCGAGAAGATTGCAAGAGACGTTTTAGATAAACTAAATGCTACACCCTCTAAGGATTTTGATGGCATGGTGGGACTTGAGGCACATTTGAGAGAAATGGAGTCTTTGCTAGATTTAGATAATGATGAAGTCAAGATGGTTGCAATCTCTGGTCCTGCAGGGATTGGTAAGACAACCTTAGCTAGAGCTTTACATGATCAACTCTCGAATAAGTTTCAACTTAATTGTTTTGTGGACAACCTTAGGGTAAGTTGTCATAGCGGTTTTGATGAGTATGGTTTGAAGCTACGTTTACAAGAACAATTTCTTTCAAAGCTCTTGAACCAAAGTGGTATGAAGATACGCCATTTAGGTGCAATAAAAGAAAACCTAAGCGACCAGAAAGTGCTTATTATTCTTGATGATGTGAACAATCTAAAGCAATTGGAGGCTTTGGCTAATGAAACTACATGGTTTGGTCCTGGAAGTAGGATTGTAGTGACCACAGATAATCGAGAGCTTTTGCAGCAACATGGTATCAATAATACATACCATGTGGGTTTCCCATCTAGACAAGAAGCTCTTCTGATCTTATGCAGGTATGCTTTTCGACTAACCgctccacaccatggtttcaagGTGCTCGCCGAAAGAATATCAGAACTTTGTGGTAAGCTTCCATTGGCTCTACGTGTGGTGGGTTTATCTTTACGTgggaagaaggaggaagaatGGGAAGATGTAGTAAGCAGGTTAGAAACCATTCTTGATCGCGATATCGAGGATGTATTACGAGTCGGTTATGAAGGTTTAGATGAGAATGAGCAAACATTATTTCTCCACATAGCAGTCTTCTTCAACAATGAAGATGGTGATATCATGAAAGCCATGTTCAATGACAATAACTTGGATGTCAAACGCGGTTTGAAGATCCTAGTCAATAGATCTCTCATAAACATATGTAGTCTCACTGGGAAGATAGTGATGCACAAATTACTACAGCAAGTGGCTAGACAAGCCATTCGTAAACAAGAGCCTTGGAAACGTCAAATCTTAATGGATCCTCATGAGATTTGTGATGTCCTCGAAAATGAAACA GGTACTAGAGCTGTGTCTGGAATATCATTTGATAGATATGATATCGATGAAGTATCTATCAGCGAGAACGCTCTTAAAAGAATGCCAAATCTTCAATTCCTCAGAGTTTACCAGACAAGAgataataaaatgcatatacCCGAGAAGATGGAGTTCCCACGTCGTCTAAGGCTATTACATTGGGAGTCATACCCAAGAAAGAGTCTTCCTTCTACATTTCATCCTGAATATCTTGTCGAACTCAATATGCGGGAAAGCCAGTTCGAATACCTCTGGCAAGGAACACAG CCGCTAAGAAATCTCAAGAAGATGGATTTATTAGGGTCCAAGAATTTGAAAGAACTCCCTGATCTTTCAAATGCTACAAATCTGGAGATGTTGGAACTCGCCAAATGCATAAACCTACAAATCATTCCAACACACATGAACCTAGTATCCCTTGTACGCGTCTCTATGTTCGGATGCTTCAGATTGAGAGATATTCCAGTTATGTCAACAAACATCGAAGAACTGTACATCACCGAAACAGCCATTGAAAATGAGCCACCATCAATTAGGCTTTGCACTCGTCTTGAGGTTCTCAATCTAAGCCGCAGTGTAAAGCTAAAGGGCATAACACATCTCCCCAAGAGTGTCACATGCCTAGACGTAAGCTACTCTGGTATTGAAAAGATTCCAGAATGCATCAAAGCTCTTCATCGGCTAAAATTCTTATACCTAGGAAGCTGCAAAAGACTCACATCATTGCCAGAGCTCCCTGGTTCGCTTCGATTACTAATTGCAGATGATTGTGAATCACTGGTGACTGTATTTTCCCCTTTGAACATTACTCCACCTGCGTGTGGCCTCCTCGAATGTGGCCTCGATTTCATTAACTGTTTCAAATTGGACCAACAAGCAAAAAGAGCAATCATCcaacaatctttttctccaGGAGGAGGAGTCACTCTCTTTCCAGGAAGACAAGTGCCTGAAGAGTTCGATCACCGTGCCAAAGGAAATTGCTTGACGGTTCGCTCCAATGGTAACAATCCTCTCTCCAGATTAAAAGTATGCGTCGTGATTTCTCCTCCTCGCCAAGAACATAGGCTTGGTCGTTTCTATAAAAACCTTCTGTGTCGTCACGTAGCTAAAGACGACTTATACCCA GTTGAGATCTCCATCTTCGTAGGCGATGTTTCCAAATTTCGAAGGGAGCATTTGTTTATATTCACCATTCACCATCACTGGCCATGTATGGATCCCTCTGATGTGAACAGGGAGATAGTATTTGAATTCAGCAACGAAATTCAATATTTTGACATTATCGAATGCGGTGCTCAGATCTTGACGGACCACGACGACGTTGAGTTTGAATCTAGCGAAGCCTTTGAAGACGAAATTGAGTTTGAATCCACCGGAGCCTATGAAGACGACACCGAACAAGGTGATTCCGTAGAAGACGAGCATCTTCGAACAGATTGTTGGAGTTGGCTCTTCCTCTGCTTCGACCTCTCCCAATTTGTGAGACATGTCGGAAGCTTGATTTCAGGAAGAAGACGATCAAATCCGGAAACCATGTACAATTGA
- the LOC104714744 gene encoding E3 ubiquitin-protein ligase SP1 isoform X2 produces MIPWGGVTCCFSAAALYLLGRSSGRDAEVLKTVTRVNQLKELAQLLELDSKILPFIVAVSGRVGSETPIKCEHSGIRGVIVEETAEQHFLKHNETGSWVQDSALMLSMSKEVPWFLDDGTSRVHVMGARGATGFALTVGSEVFEESGRSLVRGTLDYLQGLKMLGVKRIERVLPTGIPLTVVGEAVKDDIGEFRIKKPDRGPFYVSPKSLDQLISNLGKWSRWYKYASMGFTVFGVFLITKHVIDSVLERRRRRQLQKRVLDAAAKRAELESEGSTGARESELDSTKKEDAVPDLCVICLEQEYNAVCGHMCCCTACSSHLTSCPLCRRRIDQVVKTYRH; encoded by the exons ATGATTCCTTGGGGTGGAGTTACTTGCTGCTTCAGCGCCGCCGCTCTTTACCTTCTCGGCCGGAGCAGTGGCAG GGATGCTGAAGTGCTCAAAACTGTCACTAGGGTTAATCAACTCAAGGAGTTAG CTCAATTGCTAGAATTAGATAGCAAGATTCTGCCTTTCATTGTTGCGGTATCAGGAAGAGTTGGCTCTGAGACGCCTATTAAATGTGAGCATAGTGGCATACGCGGTGTTATTGTTGAGGAAACG GCGGAGCAACATTTTCTGAAACATAATGAGACGGGTTCTTGGGTACAAGATAGTGCATTGATGCTTTCAATGAGCAAAGAGGTTCCTTGGTTTCTG GACGATGGGACAAGTCGTGTACATGTAATGGGAGCTCGTGGTGCGACAGGGTTTGCCTTGACTGTTGGTAGTGAAGTATTTGAAGAGTCAGGACGCTCACTTGTACGAGGAACACTTGATTATCTCCAAGGCCTTAAG atGCTTGGAGTTAAGCGCATTGAGCGTGTTCTTCCAACTGGAATACCCCTAACAGTTGTTGGTGAG GCTGTCAAGGACGATATTGGAGAATTCAGGATTAAAAAACCTGACAGAGGACCTTTCTATGTCTCTCCTAAATCACTCGATCAGCTCATTTCTAATTTGGGGAAGTGGTCGAG GTGGTACAAATATGCCTCCATGGGTTTTACTGTTTTTGGTGTGTTCCTAATTACAAAGCATGTCATTGATTCTGTTCTAGAGAGAAGACGGCGTAGACAGTTACAAAAAAG AGTGCTTGACGCAGCAGCCAAGAGAGCTGAGCTAGAGAGTGAAG GTTCAACCGGGGCACGTGAGAGTGAATTAGATTCTACCAAGAAAGAAGACGCTGTTCCTGATCTCTGTGTGATCTGTCTAGAGCAGGAGTACAATGCTGT GTGTGGTCATATGTGCTGCTGCACCGCATGCTCCTCCCACTTGACTAGCTGTCCACTATGCCGGAGACGAATCGATCAGGTGGTTAAGACTTATCGTCACTAA
- the LOC104714744 gene encoding E3 ubiquitin-protein ligase SP1 isoform X1: MIPWGGVTCCFSAAALYLLGRSSGRDAEVLKTVTRVNQLKELAQLLELDSKILPFIVAVSGRVGSETPIKCEHSGIRGVIVEETAEQHFLKHNETGSWVQDSALMLSMSKEVPWFLDDGTSRVHVMGARGATGFALTVGSEVFEESGRSLVRGTLDYLQGLKMLGVKRIERVLPTGIPLTVVGEAVKDDIGEFRIKKPDRGPFYVSPKSLDQLISNLGKWSRWYKYASMGFTVFGVFLITKHVIDSVLERRRRRQLQKRVLDAAAKRAELESEGSTGARESELDSTKKEDAVPDLCVICLEQEYNAVFVPCGHMCCCTACSSHLTSCPLCRRRIDQVVKTYRH, translated from the exons ATGATTCCTTGGGGTGGAGTTACTTGCTGCTTCAGCGCCGCCGCTCTTTACCTTCTCGGCCGGAGCAGTGGCAG GGATGCTGAAGTGCTCAAAACTGTCACTAGGGTTAATCAACTCAAGGAGTTAG CTCAATTGCTAGAATTAGATAGCAAGATTCTGCCTTTCATTGTTGCGGTATCAGGAAGAGTTGGCTCTGAGACGCCTATTAAATGTGAGCATAGTGGCATACGCGGTGTTATTGTTGAGGAAACG GCGGAGCAACATTTTCTGAAACATAATGAGACGGGTTCTTGGGTACAAGATAGTGCATTGATGCTTTCAATGAGCAAAGAGGTTCCTTGGTTTCTG GACGATGGGACAAGTCGTGTACATGTAATGGGAGCTCGTGGTGCGACAGGGTTTGCCTTGACTGTTGGTAGTGAAGTATTTGAAGAGTCAGGACGCTCACTTGTACGAGGAACACTTGATTATCTCCAAGGCCTTAAG atGCTTGGAGTTAAGCGCATTGAGCGTGTTCTTCCAACTGGAATACCCCTAACAGTTGTTGGTGAG GCTGTCAAGGACGATATTGGAGAATTCAGGATTAAAAAACCTGACAGAGGACCTTTCTATGTCTCTCCTAAATCACTCGATCAGCTCATTTCTAATTTGGGGAAGTGGTCGAG GTGGTACAAATATGCCTCCATGGGTTTTACTGTTTTTGGTGTGTTCCTAATTACAAAGCATGTCATTGATTCTGTTCTAGAGAGAAGACGGCGTAGACAGTTACAAAAAAG AGTGCTTGACGCAGCAGCCAAGAGAGCTGAGCTAGAGAGTGAAG GTTCAACCGGGGCACGTGAGAGTGAATTAGATTCTACCAAGAAAGAAGACGCTGTTCCTGATCTCTGTGTGATCTGTCTAGAGCAGGAGTACAATGCTGTGTTTGTTCC GTGTGGTCATATGTGCTGCTGCACCGCATGCTCCTCCCACTTGACTAGCTGTCCACTATGCCGGAGACGAATCGATCAGGTGGTTAAGACTTATCGTCACTAA